The Primulina huaijiensis isolate GDHJ02 chromosome 12, ASM1229523v2, whole genome shotgun sequence genome has a window encoding:
- the LOC140989490 gene encoding homeotic protein knotted-1-like translates to MEECNHLSENTNSRGDFLYMAPVLAPSSSVYGRTNTGSSNHQSQLPQISSFHLQSGDCYDQSEGSQQNPTVKTEAGFLQIRALRFNYPSINRGHQTVQDHHGRQESENTCSEVDAIKAKIIAHPQYSNLLEAYMDCQKVGAPAEVVARLTTVRQEFEARQRTGPADRDVSKDPELDQFMEAYYDMLVKYREELTRPLQEAMEFMRRIESQLNMITNCPARILNSEEKCEGVVSSEEDRENSGGETELAEIDPRAEDRELKNHLLRKYSGYLSSLKQELSKKKKKGKLPKDARQKLLSWWELHYKWPYPSESEKVALAESTGLDQKQINNWFINQRKRHWKPSEDMPFMVMDGLHPQNAAIYMDGHYMGEGPYRLGP, encoded by the exons ATGGAGGAATGCAATCATCTGAGTGAGAACACAAATTCTCGAGGGGATTTTCTTTATATGGCTCCAGTTCTTGCACCAAGCTCTTCGGTTTATGGAAGAACAAACACTGGCTCCAGTAATCATCAGAGCCAGTTGCCGCAGATCAGTAGCTTTCATCTTCAATCAGGCGACTGTTACGATCAATCCGAAGGTTCTCAACAGAATCCCACTGTTAAAACTGAAGCTGGATTCTTGCAGATTCGTGCTCTAAGATTTAACTATCCGTCCATAAATAGAGGGCATCAAACTGTTCAAGATCATCACGGGAGACAAGAAAGTGAGAATACCTGCAGTGAAGTTGATGCGATTAAAGCCAAGATTATTGCTCATCCTCAGTATTCTAATCTTTTGGAAGCGTACATGGATTGTCAAAAG GTGGGAGCTCCGGCGGAGGTGGTGGCGCGTCTGACGACGGTCCGCCAAGAGTTTGAAGCGAGGCAGCGGACTGGGCCAGCTGATCGGGATGTTTCAAAGGATCCAGAACTCGATCAGTTTATG GAAGCTTACTATGATATGCTGGTGAAGTATCGGGAGGAGCTAACCAGGCCTTTACAAGAAGCCATGGAGTTCATGCGACGGATTGAATCACAACTTAACATGATAACTAATTGCCCTGCACGGATCTTAAACTCTG AGGAGAAGTGTGAAGGTGTTGTTTCGTCAGAAGAAGACCGAGAAAACAGCGGTGGAGAAACCGAACTTGCAGAGATTGATCCACGGGCAGAAGACAGGGAATTGAAAAACCACCTCTTGAGGAAGTACAGTGGATATTTAAGCAGTCTGAAGCAAGAGCTTtccaagaagaagaagaaaggcaAACTTCCAAAAGATGCTCGGCAGAAGCTACTCAGCTGGTGGGAATTACATTACAAATGGCCATATCCATCG GAGTCGGAGAAGGTGGCTCTGGCTGAATCAACAGGTTTAGACCAGAAACAGATAAATAATTGGTTCATTAACCAAAGAAAACGACACTGGAAACCATCTGAAGACATGCCGTTTATGGTGATGGATGGCTTGCATCCTCAAAATGCTGCCATCTACATGGATGGTCATTATATGGGTGAAGGTCCTTACAGATTGGGGCCGTGA